The genomic DNA TTGACttgtttcttttctcattttcattttcgcCACCTGTTTGTTCGATTTGTTGTAGCAGCCACGATAGTCCGAGTAGTTCTCGATCGCACAGGTCCAAGAAGAGCAAAAAGTCTTCGTCCAAGCATAGATCTCCATCGCGAACACCATCTCGGAGGCATCAGCACAACGCGCGACGAAAAGGAAGCAATTCGTCCTATTCAGATTCGAGTTCACCTTGAAATATTGCTCGTTATCCATTATTCGTATTTCGAACATTTTGATACGTATAaaagtgtatgtacatacaaggATATAAGCGTCGTGCGTACATATATGCTTACGCGTATGTACGGTTATTACATTCAACGCGtcaatgataattttaatacaaatgttgtccaagaaatgaaaatacataataaatgGGGTAACAGGATCGAAGAATAAAGAGAAATTTTTAACTGAAAGGTGATACGTAACGATAATTTGTCATTTTTCTAATGCTTTTCCTTAATTCAATTGTAATCGTAGCAAAGATAAGGaggaacgtttttttttttttgttagggATCGCGACGGAAAAGAGGAAAAGTGCAGCGATAGAGCAAAAAGTATTTTGATCCATCGCGcgtaattgtaattgtaattaaaattgtaaacaGGAGAAGAAGGAATTCGGAAAGTGTTTGCGTTgtattttttcctcttctttttctttgcttCGATCGATCGCTTATCCCCGAACGATTTTCACAAGAGTCGATTCGTTTGTCCGGTTGGGAGACGGTGCGTCGATTGCGTAATTAGCAGAGGTTATCGATTTGAATTTTTTCCACGACAGTATTTGACGCGGCTCAACGCGATGCGAAAACATCGTTCGCGGATATCGACGTCGACGTTGAGCGTAATCTGTCgagatttttattttcgttcttctactttttctccttcgttctcttctcttctcctcggTGTCCTTTTTCGCGCGGATCCTGAAATCCTCTCGTTTACGCGAATAAGCTTGGTAATTTGAGAGTATGAAAATAACATCGATGCGTTATGCAGTTAACACCGATCAAATATAAACTGCCCCGAGGGTTTATTCCCTTTTGCGCCAAATCAATTGCCGCGTAATTGAGTTTAATAAATCGAGAACGAGTCGTTTCAACTACGCAAAAGGCGCGTGCGCTTCGAGACGCGTGCACGCGCAAGCAAACACCTGTTTTAATTCCGTCAAATGGTCGCGTAGAAACGTGTACGATTTCATAGGAAGAAAAGAAACCGATCGTACAATTTGTCCTAAGCAATCGGACAGAACCGAtaggaatttttgaaaattttcaattaaacacGGCAGGAATCTTTTGAACGATACAAAGAGAAGAAATCGCCGACGATATCCGTCGTCCGCGATGCTTGCCAATAGATTCGGAGGAGAAATGAAGGGAACTCTGACAGCTAAAAGAATCATTATCTGTTTCGCGTTATAAGTTAATTCGTCCTCACCCCCTTCTCTCTGCGTCGAGATTGGAGAACGTATAATTGCTTACCGTTTAAGACTTATGGCTCGTGGAATAGGGTGGCCTTTCACGAGGCTGCTAGAAAAATAGCGGGAACCGTAATTCCGTCGTCCCGTCTCCTTCCCGGAagaatctaaattattttttcatcgcATAATGAATGTCATTCACAGCTGTATCGCGTGCGATATTCTTTACGCGTTCACTTTTCATACGATTACGTCCAATTAAAAGTCGTTTGTTACATAACGATATATGCAACTTACGTATACCGGGAATTtctccattcttttttcttttttttaataataacgtCGCTTTCAAAGATTGCGAACAAGAAATGATCATccgagaaggaagaagaaaattgtttagTGGAAGAGAGAGGAGAATAGATTAAAAACCAAAATTGCATTTGGCGAGTCAGCAACGGAAAATAACGAGGAGAATCGAACTtgatgagaagaagaagaagaaggggcgCGGTTGGTTTCGCGGGAAAAGAACCGAAAGCGCGATGGTAGGGCGGAAACAAGGAAAGATTGACCGATGCTTCTAAAGTCTCCGCTCCTCGTAGATCGTTaaattccacgatattttttttatcgcttTCGTTCGTCTGTTTAGGAACGTACGCGAATGTGGTGAAACGAGATAGCGTGTATGGAACATTACACACGTGACCATACTTTGATCAAGCTGAGGTCAAGGGTGAATTGCCTCAGATTTATAAGTTAAGTCGGCCGCATGGGACTAGTCAGTCAGTGTTGCGTATTCCATAGCCGTCGGATTATATAGACGTAGAGGAGATATGTCGGGGAAAACGATCGTAAGTATCTGCGAGAAgcgaaaaaggaaaatgagTCGCGAGAAGAGTAGGTAAGCCGTCTTCTCGCGCCGGTCGTCTCGTCGATCGAACcgatctctttttcttttcccttctatTCTTCCGTTCTCtcgttacttttcttttctatacGATGAAATTGAGCGACAGATTCGTTTTGATGATCAGGCACAGTCGCAGAGGCAAGCGACTATTCTGGATCCCTCGGACAAGTATCGGCCGGAACCGATTTACTCGGGAAAATTGGAGAGCGAATTCAGGGATTATTCCGAGGATCCGAATGATCCAGTCAAAGAGCGCGTTCGAAGAACCTATCACAAGATGCATATCAATCAAACGGTCGAATTTGTGCGATGTAAGTAACagttgtttttcatttgtgtcggTAGAGGAGGTGTAATCAAACGATTCTCACGTTTCAGCCCGTATGAAGGAATGGCTACGATTCGACAAATTTCAAATGTCGGTGAAGGATGCTTTGATCAAACTGAACAACTTGGTGGACGAAAGCGACCCGGATACCAGTCTGCCGAATATCGTGCACGCTTTTCAAACAGCAGAGTCTATCAGAAAGGAGCATCCTGACTTGGATTGGTTCCATTTGACTGGTTTGATCCACGATTTAGGCAAGGTAACGTAAACGGATTAACAGTAAACAGGTGGTTCCTAGTGAATTTCGAATTAATAACAGAGAATTTTCTGTGTTTTTTCGTGGGATTTTCAGGTAATGGCGTTCTTTGGAGAACCGCAATGGGCGGTGGTGGGCGATACGTTTCCTGTCGGATGCGCCTGGGCCGATTCGATCGTGTATAGAGAAACCAGTTTCGAGGACAATCCGGACGGCAAGGATCCTCGATACAAGTAAGCGTTCGTACCTACGATCCAACGAATACGgtgaaaaaatgtttaatttaacgGAAACAGATTTAAtcattttgacttttttttcgTCAGCACGAAATATGGCATGTACAAGCCAAAATGTGGCATCGACAACCTTCTTATGTCCTGGGGACACGACGAGTATTTGTACCGTGTTTTGGTACACAACAAATGCAAATTACCAAAAGAAGCTTTGGCTATGATTCGTTACCATTCGTTCTATCCATGGCACGCAGGCGGTGATTACATGCATTTTTGTACCAACCAAGACATGCAGATGTTGAAATGGATCCACGAATTTAAGTGAGTACATTCTCATGGGACTTTTTATTTTGGAATGAAATTTCCCTTGATTAACGAATTCAACTGGTTGCGTTTCACAGCAAATACGATCTCTATACGAAGAGCAGCGAGGTACCGGACATCGAAGAACTCTGGCCTTATTACGAGAAACTGATCGAGAAGTACATCCCCGGTGTATTGGAGTGGTGAAATGTGAATTTCACACCTAAATCAAACGAAACGATACGAAACCAATCATCGAGCATCGGCATTGATCAATCGTCGGCAAATTTAAACAAAGATTTGGAGAAACGGCATTGAGCGATGTCGAAGGAAAAGGATACGAAACGACATCGAATGGAATCGAACGAGTGACGAACGGGTGAAACGATAGAAGGGGCGATAGAGCGTGACTCGATGAAAACGTTAATAACGCAATGGAGGGCGAGTGAGTAACGGGAAAGAAGGAGGATGTCACATTCGGACGAGAACTTGACTCACCCTGTGACACGCTCCAACAGCTACACGCGAGCCTGTTCGATTGAATCGATCCGAAATATTCTTAAAACTTTTACTTTCTGTCTGTCGATACGGTTTCCATTTGTTCGATCgaattttactgaaaaatcgATATTTTTCAACGCTTATAAAATCTTTGTTACTAGTCTTTGCTTAAGAATAAAGGATAACTATTTGTTTTAGGTAACTAGTTTTGATTTCACGGGCGTTGTTTGTGTTTCAGTAGGCGAGAAGCGCGCACGAAACGAggtaaaaatattgtatatcCTTGTAAGAAGAAGGAATTCCTTGTCGTTAGGACGCATCTCGTGGTAGGTAGCTGCGCGGAAGGGAAGCTCTAAAAAGCACCGGTATGCGTGGTTTCGCGGGTAATCGAAAACGCGTCAACTTTCGAGAAGACCCATCGAGCAGGGTCGAGCAGGCTGC from Osmia lignaria lignaria isolate PbOS001 chromosome 15, iyOsmLign1, whole genome shotgun sequence includes the following:
- the Miox gene encoding myo-inositol oxygenase isoform X2: MSGKTIAQSQRQATILDPSDKYRPEPIYSGKLESEFRDYSEDPNDPVKERVRRTYHKMHINQTVEFVRSRMKEWLRFDKFQMSVKDALIKLNNLVDESDPDTSLPNIVHAFQTAESIRKEHPDLDWFHLTGLIHDLGKVMAFFGEPQWAVVGDTFPVGCAWADSIVYRETSFEDNPDGKDPRYNTKYGMYKPKCGIDNLLMSWGHDEYLYRVLVHNKCKLPKEALAMIRYHSFYPWHAGGDYMHFCTNQDMQMLKWIHEFNKYDLYTKSSEVPDIEELWPYYEKLIEKYIPGVLEW
- the Miox gene encoding myo-inositol oxygenase isoform X1 — its product is MSGKTIIRFDDQAQSQRQATILDPSDKYRPEPIYSGKLESEFRDYSEDPNDPVKERVRRTYHKMHINQTVEFVRSRMKEWLRFDKFQMSVKDALIKLNNLVDESDPDTSLPNIVHAFQTAESIRKEHPDLDWFHLTGLIHDLGKVMAFFGEPQWAVVGDTFPVGCAWADSIVYRETSFEDNPDGKDPRYNTKYGMYKPKCGIDNLLMSWGHDEYLYRVLVHNKCKLPKEALAMIRYHSFYPWHAGGDYMHFCTNQDMQMLKWIHEFNKYDLYTKSSEVPDIEELWPYYEKLIEKYIPGVLEW